AAAAGGTTCAGGGCCAGCATCACATCATAGATGCGGTCGGCTCCGAAAGAAATACCGATGCCGGGCAGGTTGTCGCGTCCAAAAATGCTGGTAAGATCGTCGTAGCGCCCGCCGCCGCAAATGCTCCCTATTTGTACGCCGCCCGCCACCACCTCAAAGATGGCTCCGGTGTAGTAATCAAGTCCACGCGCAAGGGTTACATCAACCTCTACCCTGGCTTTGTTCAACCCGATTTCCGCGATGTGGCCCAGGACTTCCCGAAGCTCGGCAATACCTGCTTTGCCTGTTTCTGATTGTGCCAACAAACCGTCCAGCGTTTGCAGCAGCTCATCGTTTCCGCCCTGCATGGTGAGCAGCGGCTCGAGCACTGCCATGGCCGTGGCTGGAATTCCGCGGTCTGTCCATTCTTTCTTCACGCCGTCGGCCCCTATCTTATCGAGCTTGTCGAGGGCTACGGTCACGTTGATGATTTGATCGGCAATACCGGCCGTTTCGGCAATGCCGGTGAGGATTTTGCGGTTGTTGATTTTGATGGTGAAATCATGCAGCCCGAGTTCACTCAACACATCATCAAAAAGTTGAATCATTTCTACTTCGTAGAGCAGGGAGGTGCTTCCCACCACATCGGCGTCGCACTGGTAAAATTCGCGGTAACGGCCTTTTTGCGGACGGTCGGCGCGCCATA
The DNA window shown above is from Cryomorphaceae bacterium and carries:
- the hisS gene encoding histidine--tRNA ligase; this encodes KALRYDLTVPFARFVVNHFNELSFPFKRYQIQPVWRADRPQKGRYREFYQCDADVVGSTSLLYEVEMIQLFDDVLSELGLHDFTIKINNRKILTGIAETAGIADQIINVTVALDKLDKIGADGVKKEWTDRGIPATAMAVLEPLLTMQGGNDELLQTLDGLLAQSETGKAGIAELREVLGHIAEIGLNKARVEVDVTLARGLDYYTGAIFEVVAGGVQIGSICGGGRYDDLTSIFGRDNLPGIGISFGADRIYDVMLALNLFPEKLGRGTRVLFIHFGDAESRYAMRHLKTLRSAGIPAEIYPEAAKMNKQMKYANDRNVPWVAMAGENEMAANIITFKNMDSGKQTEVPVNDLVAFFSS